One window of Pyxicephalus adspersus chromosome 4, UCB_Pads_2.0, whole genome shotgun sequence genomic DNA carries:
- the TTC13 gene encoding tetratricopeptide repeat protein 13 isoform X4 — protein MAPGLGALCVVLLVVAEGPGRGVTGSGGGGEGSLYQSSPLLNPDLGRHAGTGITGGCGRRDPESDSAWDLEECDSAFFTFRDMDCEPRGSPACESIVSQNTEKILSQAKTLAEQKRLPFLTEDDDINEELAIGYVLIGSGLHDEAIKHFSSMLQDDADLVSAIYGRGIAYGKKGLQDIKNAELALFELSRVISLEPDHPEVFEQRAEILSPLGRISEALSDLTKAIQLQPSARLYRHRGTLHFISEDYITAHEDFQRSLDLNQNQPIAVLYKGLTFFHRGLLKEAIESFKEALKQKSNFIEAYKSLGQAYRELGNFEAAMENFQKALMLNQNHVQTLQLRGMMLYHHGSLQEALTNFKRCLQLEPYNEVCQYMKGLSHVSMGHFYEGIKAQTKVMLNDPLPGQKTSQEYLKVKYLREYSRYLHSHLDTPVTEYNIDADLPGNFKDHWAKNLPFLIEEYEEQPGLQPHIKDVLPQNFESYKPEIQELICAADRLGDLMQYETSGFLPNKRIHRAMGLAALEVMQAVLRTWTNSKVRINGKTRLMQWRDMFDIAVKWRRIADPDQPVLWLDEMPAQSLIRGFNNHINLIRGQVVNMRYLEYFEKILNFIKERILIFHSANNPRGILDIKEALEKVQRVEDLLPIMKLNSKTRDGFTVNTKVPSLKDQGKEYDGFTITITGDKIGNILFSVETQTTEERTQLYHAEIESLYKDLTAKGKVLALSTELGEADVVCELILSLVYYFYNLVPLSRGSSVVAYSVIMGALMASGKEVTGKIPKGKLVDFEAMTALGSEAFSITAKSWLNLKSLPSSFKTLPSVSESFPTLRAMIEVLNTDASLSCIKKS, from the exons atTCAGCATTTTTTACCTTCCGTGATATGGATTGTGAGCCAAGAGGATCACCAGCTTGTGAATCTATTGTTTCTCAAAATACAGAGAAGATCCTG agccAGGCAAAAACTCTAGCTGAACAGAAGAGGCTGCCTTTTCTCACTGAAGATGATGACATAAACGAGGAACTGG CTATAGGATACGTGTTAATAGGGAGCGGCCTGCATGATGAAGCAATTAAACATTTCTCATCAATGCTTCAG gatGATGCTGATCTTGTAAGTGCAATATATGGAAGAGGAATAGCATATGGAAAAAAAGGACTGCAA gatataaaaaatgcagaattagCATTGTTTGAACTTAGTCGGGTTATTAGCTTGGAACCTGATCATCCAGAAGTATTTGAGCAGAGAGCAGAA ATATTGTCACCTCTAGGACGGATCAGTGAGGCATTGAGTGACCTCACTAAAGCTATCCAGTTACAGCCATCAGCACGATTATATAGGCATAGAGGAACACTTCATTTTATATCTGAG GATTACATAACAGCTCATGAGGATTTTCAACGTTCTCTAGACCTGAACCAGAATCAACCAATTGCTGTTTTATACAAGGGCTTGACGTTCTTCCACAGAGGGCTGCTGAAG gaaGCTATTGAGTCATTTAAAGAAGCATTGAAGCAGAAATCAAACTTTATTGAAGCATATAAAAGTCTCGGCCAAGCTTACAG GGAACTTGGAAATTTTGAAGCAGCCATGGAGAACTTTCAGAAAGCCTTGATGCTGAATCAGAATCATGTGCAGACACTTCAGCTTAGAGGAATGATGCTTTACCATCATGGCAGTCTGCAAGAAGCTTTAACAAACTTTaag AGATGTCTGCAGCTGGAACCATATAACGAAGTCTGCCAATACATGAAAGGTCTCAGCCATGTCTCTATGGGGCATTTCTATGAAGGTATTAAAGCTCAGACCAAAGTAATGTTAAATGATCCACTACCCGGACAGAAAACAAGCCAGGAGTATTTAAAAGTCAAGTATTTAAGag AGTATTCGCGCTACTTGCATTCACATCTTGACACTCCAGTTACCGAATATAATATTGATGCTGACCTTCCTGGAAACTTTAAAGATCACTGGGCAAAAAATCTTCCCTTTTTAATAGAAGAATATGAGGAACAGCCAGGACTACAGCCTCACATAAA GGATGTTTTGCCTCAAAACTTTGAAAGTTACAAACCGGAAATACAAGAACTTATATGCGCAGCAGATCGTCTAGGAGATTTAATGCAGTACGAAACATCTGGATTTCTTCCAAATAAGAGAATTCACAGAG CAATGGGTCTGGCTGCTCTGGAGGTCATGCAGGCTGTGCTGAGGACTTGGACAAATTCAAAAGTGCGGATTAATGGGAAAACCAGACTAATGCAGTGGAGAGATATGTTTGACATTGCAGTTAAATGGAGAAG GATTGCAGATCCTGATCAGCCTGTACTATGGTTAGATGAAATGCCAGCTCAGAGTCTTATCCGAGGCTTTAACAACCACATCAACCTCATCAG AGGTCAAGTCGTTAACATGCGATACTTGGAATATTTTGAGaagattttaaactttataaaggAACGAATCCTTATATTTCACAG TGCTAACAATCCAAGAGGAATATTGGACATCAAAGAGGCATTAGAGAAGGTTCAAAGAGTAGAAGATCTTTTACCAATAATGAAG TTAAACAGCAAAACAAGAGATGGGTTCACAGTGAATACAAAAGTTCCCAGCCTCAAAGATCAAGGGAAAGAATATGATGGATTCACAATAACTATAACAGGAGATAA AATTGGTAACATTTTGTTCTCAGTGGAGACTCAAACAACAGAGGAGAGGACACAATTGTACCATGCAGAGATAGAATCCCTTTATAAGGATCTTACTGCTAAAGGAAAAGTACTGGCCCTTTCTACAGAACTCGgt gaggCAGATGTTGTGTGTGAACTTATTCTGTCATTGGTATATTATTTCTACAATTTAGTGCCCCTCTCCAGAGGATCCAG CGTGGTTGCTTATTCTGTAATTATGGGCGCTCTCATGGCCAGTGGCAAAGAAGTTACTGGCAAAATTCCAAAAGGAAAG CTGGTTGATTTTGAAGCAATGACAGCACTGGGATCCGAAGCATTCAGCATAACTGCAAAAAGCTGGTTGAACCTTAAGAG CTTGCCATCATCATTCAAAACCCTTCCATCTGTGTCAGAATCGTTCCCTACACTGAGAGCAATGATTGAAGTTCTGAACACTGACGCATCCCTCAGTTGCATCAAGAAGTCATGA
- the TTC13 gene encoding tetratricopeptide repeat protein 13 isoform X1 produces MAPGLGALCVVLLVVAEGPGRGVTGSGGGGEGSLYQSSPLLNPDLGRHAGTGITGGCGRRDPESDSAWDLEECDSAFFTFRDMDCEPRGSPACESIVSQNTEKILSQAKTLAEQKRLPFLTEDDDINEELGMFANHGNLLDTYSIMNRSTAIGYVLIGSGLHDEAIKHFSSMLQDDADLVSAIYGRGIAYGKKGLQDIKNAELALFELSRVISLEPDHPEVFEQRAEILSPLGRISEALSDLTKAIQLQPSARLYRHRGTLHFISEDYITAHEDFQRSLDLNQNQPIAVLYKGLTFFHRGLLKEAIESFKEALKQKSNFIEAYKSLGQAYRELGNFEAAMENFQKALMLNQNHVQTLQLRGMMLYHHGSLQEALTNFKRCLQLEPYNEVCQYMKGLSHVSMGHFYEGIKAQTKVMLNDPLPGQKTSQEYLKVKYLREYSRYLHSHLDTPVTEYNIDADLPGNFKDHWAKNLPFLIEEYEEQPGLQPHIKDVLPQNFESYKPEIQELICAADRLGDLMQYETSGFLPNKRIHRAMGLAALEVMQAVLRTWTNSKVRINGKTRLMQWRDMFDIAVKWRRIADPDQPVLWLDEMPAQSLIRGFNNHINLIRGQVVNMRYLEYFEKILNFIKERILIFHSANNPRGILDIKEALEKVQRVEDLLPIMKQLNSKTRDGFTVNTKVPSLKDQGKEYDGFTITITGDKIGNILFSVETQTTEERTQLYHAEIESLYKDLTAKGKVLALSTELGEADVVCELILSLVYYFYNLVPLSRGSSVVAYSVIMGALMASGKEVTGKIPKGKLVDFEAMTALGSEAFSITAKSWLNLKSLPSSFKTLPSVSESFPTLRAMIEVLNTDASLSCIKKS; encoded by the exons atTCAGCATTTTTTACCTTCCGTGATATGGATTGTGAGCCAAGAGGATCACCAGCTTGTGAATCTATTGTTTCTCAAAATACAGAGAAGATCCTG agccAGGCAAAAACTCTAGCTGAACAGAAGAGGCTGCCTTTTCTCACTGAAGATGATGACATAAACGAGGAACTGGGTATGTTTGCCAACCATGGAAACCTATTAGACACATACAGTATAATGAACAGATCAACAG CTATAGGATACGTGTTAATAGGGAGCGGCCTGCATGATGAAGCAATTAAACATTTCTCATCAATGCTTCAG gatGATGCTGATCTTGTAAGTGCAATATATGGAAGAGGAATAGCATATGGAAAAAAAGGACTGCAA gatataaaaaatgcagaattagCATTGTTTGAACTTAGTCGGGTTATTAGCTTGGAACCTGATCATCCAGAAGTATTTGAGCAGAGAGCAGAA ATATTGTCACCTCTAGGACGGATCAGTGAGGCATTGAGTGACCTCACTAAAGCTATCCAGTTACAGCCATCAGCACGATTATATAGGCATAGAGGAACACTTCATTTTATATCTGAG GATTACATAACAGCTCATGAGGATTTTCAACGTTCTCTAGACCTGAACCAGAATCAACCAATTGCTGTTTTATACAAGGGCTTGACGTTCTTCCACAGAGGGCTGCTGAAG gaaGCTATTGAGTCATTTAAAGAAGCATTGAAGCAGAAATCAAACTTTATTGAAGCATATAAAAGTCTCGGCCAAGCTTACAG GGAACTTGGAAATTTTGAAGCAGCCATGGAGAACTTTCAGAAAGCCTTGATGCTGAATCAGAATCATGTGCAGACACTTCAGCTTAGAGGAATGATGCTTTACCATCATGGCAGTCTGCAAGAAGCTTTAACAAACTTTaag AGATGTCTGCAGCTGGAACCATATAACGAAGTCTGCCAATACATGAAAGGTCTCAGCCATGTCTCTATGGGGCATTTCTATGAAGGTATTAAAGCTCAGACCAAAGTAATGTTAAATGATCCACTACCCGGACAGAAAACAAGCCAGGAGTATTTAAAAGTCAAGTATTTAAGag AGTATTCGCGCTACTTGCATTCACATCTTGACACTCCAGTTACCGAATATAATATTGATGCTGACCTTCCTGGAAACTTTAAAGATCACTGGGCAAAAAATCTTCCCTTTTTAATAGAAGAATATGAGGAACAGCCAGGACTACAGCCTCACATAAA GGATGTTTTGCCTCAAAACTTTGAAAGTTACAAACCGGAAATACAAGAACTTATATGCGCAGCAGATCGTCTAGGAGATTTAATGCAGTACGAAACATCTGGATTTCTTCCAAATAAGAGAATTCACAGAG CAATGGGTCTGGCTGCTCTGGAGGTCATGCAGGCTGTGCTGAGGACTTGGACAAATTCAAAAGTGCGGATTAATGGGAAAACCAGACTAATGCAGTGGAGAGATATGTTTGACATTGCAGTTAAATGGAGAAG GATTGCAGATCCTGATCAGCCTGTACTATGGTTAGATGAAATGCCAGCTCAGAGTCTTATCCGAGGCTTTAACAACCACATCAACCTCATCAG AGGTCAAGTCGTTAACATGCGATACTTGGAATATTTTGAGaagattttaaactttataaaggAACGAATCCTTATATTTCACAG TGCTAACAATCCAAGAGGAATATTGGACATCAAAGAGGCATTAGAGAAGGTTCAAAGAGTAGAAGATCTTTTACCAATAATGAAG CAGTTAAACAGCAAAACAAGAGATGGGTTCACAGTGAATACAAAAGTTCCCAGCCTCAAAGATCAAGGGAAAGAATATGATGGATTCACAATAACTATAACAGGAGATAA AATTGGTAACATTTTGTTCTCAGTGGAGACTCAAACAACAGAGGAGAGGACACAATTGTACCATGCAGAGATAGAATCCCTTTATAAGGATCTTACTGCTAAAGGAAAAGTACTGGCCCTTTCTACAGAACTCGgt gaggCAGATGTTGTGTGTGAACTTATTCTGTCATTGGTATATTATTTCTACAATTTAGTGCCCCTCTCCAGAGGATCCAG CGTGGTTGCTTATTCTGTAATTATGGGCGCTCTCATGGCCAGTGGCAAAGAAGTTACTGGCAAAATTCCAAAAGGAAAG CTGGTTGATTTTGAAGCAATGACAGCACTGGGATCCGAAGCATTCAGCATAACTGCAAAAAGCTGGTTGAACCTTAAGAG CTTGCCATCATCATTCAAAACCCTTCCATCTGTGTCAGAATCGTTCCCTACACTGAGAGCAATGATTGAAGTTCTGAACACTGACGCATCCCTCAGTTGCATCAAGAAGTCATGA
- the TTC13 gene encoding tetratricopeptide repeat protein 13 isoform X3 produces MAPGLGALCVVLLVVAEGPGRGVTGSGGGGEGSLYQSSPLLNPDLGRHAGTGITGGCGRRDPESDSAWDLEECDSAFFTFRDMDCEPRGSPACESIVSQNTEKILSQAKTLAEQKRLPFLTEDDDINEELAIGYVLIGSGLHDEAIKHFSSMLQDDADLVSAIYGRGIAYGKKGLQDIKNAELALFELSRVISLEPDHPEVFEQRAEILSPLGRISEALSDLTKAIQLQPSARLYRHRGTLHFISEDYITAHEDFQRSLDLNQNQPIAVLYKGLTFFHRGLLKEAIESFKEALKQKSNFIEAYKSLGQAYRELGNFEAAMENFQKALMLNQNHVQTLQLRGMMLYHHGSLQEALTNFKRCLQLEPYNEVCQYMKGLSHVSMGHFYEGIKAQTKVMLNDPLPGQKTSQEYLKVKYLREYSRYLHSHLDTPVTEYNIDADLPGNFKDHWAKNLPFLIEEYEEQPGLQPHIKDVLPQNFESYKPEIQELICAADRLGDLMQYETSGFLPNKRIHRAMGLAALEVMQAVLRTWTNSKVRINGKTRLMQWRDMFDIAVKWRRIADPDQPVLWLDEMPAQSLIRGFNNHINLIRGQVVNMRYLEYFEKILNFIKERILIFHSANNPRGILDIKEALEKVQRVEDLLPIMKQLNSKTRDGFTVNTKVPSLKDQGKEYDGFTITITGDKIGNILFSVETQTTEERTQLYHAEIESLYKDLTAKGKVLALSTELGEADVVCELILSLVYYFYNLVPLSRGSSVVAYSVIMGALMASGKEVTGKIPKGKLVDFEAMTALGSEAFSITAKSWLNLKSLPSSFKTLPSVSESFPTLRAMIEVLNTDASLSCIKKS; encoded by the exons atTCAGCATTTTTTACCTTCCGTGATATGGATTGTGAGCCAAGAGGATCACCAGCTTGTGAATCTATTGTTTCTCAAAATACAGAGAAGATCCTG agccAGGCAAAAACTCTAGCTGAACAGAAGAGGCTGCCTTTTCTCACTGAAGATGATGACATAAACGAGGAACTGG CTATAGGATACGTGTTAATAGGGAGCGGCCTGCATGATGAAGCAATTAAACATTTCTCATCAATGCTTCAG gatGATGCTGATCTTGTAAGTGCAATATATGGAAGAGGAATAGCATATGGAAAAAAAGGACTGCAA gatataaaaaatgcagaattagCATTGTTTGAACTTAGTCGGGTTATTAGCTTGGAACCTGATCATCCAGAAGTATTTGAGCAGAGAGCAGAA ATATTGTCACCTCTAGGACGGATCAGTGAGGCATTGAGTGACCTCACTAAAGCTATCCAGTTACAGCCATCAGCACGATTATATAGGCATAGAGGAACACTTCATTTTATATCTGAG GATTACATAACAGCTCATGAGGATTTTCAACGTTCTCTAGACCTGAACCAGAATCAACCAATTGCTGTTTTATACAAGGGCTTGACGTTCTTCCACAGAGGGCTGCTGAAG gaaGCTATTGAGTCATTTAAAGAAGCATTGAAGCAGAAATCAAACTTTATTGAAGCATATAAAAGTCTCGGCCAAGCTTACAG GGAACTTGGAAATTTTGAAGCAGCCATGGAGAACTTTCAGAAAGCCTTGATGCTGAATCAGAATCATGTGCAGACACTTCAGCTTAGAGGAATGATGCTTTACCATCATGGCAGTCTGCAAGAAGCTTTAACAAACTTTaag AGATGTCTGCAGCTGGAACCATATAACGAAGTCTGCCAATACATGAAAGGTCTCAGCCATGTCTCTATGGGGCATTTCTATGAAGGTATTAAAGCTCAGACCAAAGTAATGTTAAATGATCCACTACCCGGACAGAAAACAAGCCAGGAGTATTTAAAAGTCAAGTATTTAAGag AGTATTCGCGCTACTTGCATTCACATCTTGACACTCCAGTTACCGAATATAATATTGATGCTGACCTTCCTGGAAACTTTAAAGATCACTGGGCAAAAAATCTTCCCTTTTTAATAGAAGAATATGAGGAACAGCCAGGACTACAGCCTCACATAAA GGATGTTTTGCCTCAAAACTTTGAAAGTTACAAACCGGAAATACAAGAACTTATATGCGCAGCAGATCGTCTAGGAGATTTAATGCAGTACGAAACATCTGGATTTCTTCCAAATAAGAGAATTCACAGAG CAATGGGTCTGGCTGCTCTGGAGGTCATGCAGGCTGTGCTGAGGACTTGGACAAATTCAAAAGTGCGGATTAATGGGAAAACCAGACTAATGCAGTGGAGAGATATGTTTGACATTGCAGTTAAATGGAGAAG GATTGCAGATCCTGATCAGCCTGTACTATGGTTAGATGAAATGCCAGCTCAGAGTCTTATCCGAGGCTTTAACAACCACATCAACCTCATCAG AGGTCAAGTCGTTAACATGCGATACTTGGAATATTTTGAGaagattttaaactttataaaggAACGAATCCTTATATTTCACAG TGCTAACAATCCAAGAGGAATATTGGACATCAAAGAGGCATTAGAGAAGGTTCAAAGAGTAGAAGATCTTTTACCAATAATGAAG CAGTTAAACAGCAAAACAAGAGATGGGTTCACAGTGAATACAAAAGTTCCCAGCCTCAAAGATCAAGGGAAAGAATATGATGGATTCACAATAACTATAACAGGAGATAA AATTGGTAACATTTTGTTCTCAGTGGAGACTCAAACAACAGAGGAGAGGACACAATTGTACCATGCAGAGATAGAATCCCTTTATAAGGATCTTACTGCTAAAGGAAAAGTACTGGCCCTTTCTACAGAACTCGgt gaggCAGATGTTGTGTGTGAACTTATTCTGTCATTGGTATATTATTTCTACAATTTAGTGCCCCTCTCCAGAGGATCCAG CGTGGTTGCTTATTCTGTAATTATGGGCGCTCTCATGGCCAGTGGCAAAGAAGTTACTGGCAAAATTCCAAAAGGAAAG CTGGTTGATTTTGAAGCAATGACAGCACTGGGATCCGAAGCATTCAGCATAACTGCAAAAAGCTGGTTGAACCTTAAGAG CTTGCCATCATCATTCAAAACCCTTCCATCTGTGTCAGAATCGTTCCCTACACTGAGAGCAATGATTGAAGTTCTGAACACTGACGCATCCCTCAGTTGCATCAAGAAGTCATGA
- the TTC13 gene encoding tetratricopeptide repeat protein 13 isoform X2, protein MAPGLGALCVVLLVVAEGPGRGVTGSGGGGEGSLYQSSPLLNPDLGRHAGTGITGGCGRRDPESDSAWDLEECDSAFFTFRDMDCEPRGSPACESIVSQNTEKILSQAKTLAEQKRLPFLTEDDDINEELGMFANHGNLLDTYSIMNRSTAIGYVLIGSGLHDEAIKHFSSMLQDDADLVSAIYGRGIAYGKKGLQDIKNAELALFELSRVISLEPDHPEVFEQRAEILSPLGRISEALSDLTKAIQLQPSARLYRHRGTLHFISEDYITAHEDFQRSLDLNQNQPIAVLYKGLTFFHRGLLKEAIESFKEALKQKSNFIEAYKSLGQAYRELGNFEAAMENFQKALMLNQNHVQTLQLRGMMLYHHGSLQEALTNFKRCLQLEPYNEVCQYMKGLSHVSMGHFYEGIKAQTKVMLNDPLPGQKTSQEYLKVKYLREYSRYLHSHLDTPVTEYNIDADLPGNFKDHWAKNLPFLIEEYEEQPGLQPHIKDVLPQNFESYKPEIQELICAADRLGDLMQYETSGFLPNKRIHRAMGLAALEVMQAVLRTWTNSKVRINGKTRLMQWRDMFDIAVKWRRIADPDQPVLWLDEMPAQSLIRGFNNHINLIRGQVVNMRYLEYFEKILNFIKERILIFHSANNPRGILDIKEALEKVQRVEDLLPIMKLNSKTRDGFTVNTKVPSLKDQGKEYDGFTITITGDKIGNILFSVETQTTEERTQLYHAEIESLYKDLTAKGKVLALSTELGEADVVCELILSLVYYFYNLVPLSRGSSVVAYSVIMGALMASGKEVTGKIPKGKLVDFEAMTALGSEAFSITAKSWLNLKSLPSSFKTLPSVSESFPTLRAMIEVLNTDASLSCIKKS, encoded by the exons atTCAGCATTTTTTACCTTCCGTGATATGGATTGTGAGCCAAGAGGATCACCAGCTTGTGAATCTATTGTTTCTCAAAATACAGAGAAGATCCTG agccAGGCAAAAACTCTAGCTGAACAGAAGAGGCTGCCTTTTCTCACTGAAGATGATGACATAAACGAGGAACTGGGTATGTTTGCCAACCATGGAAACCTATTAGACACATACAGTATAATGAACAGATCAACAG CTATAGGATACGTGTTAATAGGGAGCGGCCTGCATGATGAAGCAATTAAACATTTCTCATCAATGCTTCAG gatGATGCTGATCTTGTAAGTGCAATATATGGAAGAGGAATAGCATATGGAAAAAAAGGACTGCAA gatataaaaaatgcagaattagCATTGTTTGAACTTAGTCGGGTTATTAGCTTGGAACCTGATCATCCAGAAGTATTTGAGCAGAGAGCAGAA ATATTGTCACCTCTAGGACGGATCAGTGAGGCATTGAGTGACCTCACTAAAGCTATCCAGTTACAGCCATCAGCACGATTATATAGGCATAGAGGAACACTTCATTTTATATCTGAG GATTACATAACAGCTCATGAGGATTTTCAACGTTCTCTAGACCTGAACCAGAATCAACCAATTGCTGTTTTATACAAGGGCTTGACGTTCTTCCACAGAGGGCTGCTGAAG gaaGCTATTGAGTCATTTAAAGAAGCATTGAAGCAGAAATCAAACTTTATTGAAGCATATAAAAGTCTCGGCCAAGCTTACAG GGAACTTGGAAATTTTGAAGCAGCCATGGAGAACTTTCAGAAAGCCTTGATGCTGAATCAGAATCATGTGCAGACACTTCAGCTTAGAGGAATGATGCTTTACCATCATGGCAGTCTGCAAGAAGCTTTAACAAACTTTaag AGATGTCTGCAGCTGGAACCATATAACGAAGTCTGCCAATACATGAAAGGTCTCAGCCATGTCTCTATGGGGCATTTCTATGAAGGTATTAAAGCTCAGACCAAAGTAATGTTAAATGATCCACTACCCGGACAGAAAACAAGCCAGGAGTATTTAAAAGTCAAGTATTTAAGag AGTATTCGCGCTACTTGCATTCACATCTTGACACTCCAGTTACCGAATATAATATTGATGCTGACCTTCCTGGAAACTTTAAAGATCACTGGGCAAAAAATCTTCCCTTTTTAATAGAAGAATATGAGGAACAGCCAGGACTACAGCCTCACATAAA GGATGTTTTGCCTCAAAACTTTGAAAGTTACAAACCGGAAATACAAGAACTTATATGCGCAGCAGATCGTCTAGGAGATTTAATGCAGTACGAAACATCTGGATTTCTTCCAAATAAGAGAATTCACAGAG CAATGGGTCTGGCTGCTCTGGAGGTCATGCAGGCTGTGCTGAGGACTTGGACAAATTCAAAAGTGCGGATTAATGGGAAAACCAGACTAATGCAGTGGAGAGATATGTTTGACATTGCAGTTAAATGGAGAAG GATTGCAGATCCTGATCAGCCTGTACTATGGTTAGATGAAATGCCAGCTCAGAGTCTTATCCGAGGCTTTAACAACCACATCAACCTCATCAG AGGTCAAGTCGTTAACATGCGATACTTGGAATATTTTGAGaagattttaaactttataaaggAACGAATCCTTATATTTCACAG TGCTAACAATCCAAGAGGAATATTGGACATCAAAGAGGCATTAGAGAAGGTTCAAAGAGTAGAAGATCTTTTACCAATAATGAAG TTAAACAGCAAAACAAGAGATGGGTTCACAGTGAATACAAAAGTTCCCAGCCTCAAAGATCAAGGGAAAGAATATGATGGATTCACAATAACTATAACAGGAGATAA AATTGGTAACATTTTGTTCTCAGTGGAGACTCAAACAACAGAGGAGAGGACACAATTGTACCATGCAGAGATAGAATCCCTTTATAAGGATCTTACTGCTAAAGGAAAAGTACTGGCCCTTTCTACAGAACTCGgt gaggCAGATGTTGTGTGTGAACTTATTCTGTCATTGGTATATTATTTCTACAATTTAGTGCCCCTCTCCAGAGGATCCAG CGTGGTTGCTTATTCTGTAATTATGGGCGCTCTCATGGCCAGTGGCAAAGAAGTTACTGGCAAAATTCCAAAAGGAAAG CTGGTTGATTTTGAAGCAATGACAGCACTGGGATCCGAAGCATTCAGCATAACTGCAAAAAGCTGGTTGAACCTTAAGAG CTTGCCATCATCATTCAAAACCCTTCCATCTGTGTCAGAATCGTTCCCTACACTGAGAGCAATGATTGAAGTTCTGAACACTGACGCATCCCTCAGTTGCATCAAGAAGTCATGA